Proteins encoded within one genomic window of Brenneria nigrifluens DSM 30175 = ATCC 13028:
- the cydC gene encoding heme ABC transporter ATP-binding protein/permease CydC produces the protein MSRITTLQVLKPFLRLYRRHIWRLSLGIILAIATLLASIGLLALSGWFLAAAALAGVAGLYTFNYMLPAAGVRGAAITRTAGRYAERLVSHDATFRVLQQLRVFTFARILPLSPGAIARFRQAELLNRLVADVDTLDHLYLRVISPMVGALLVILIVTYGLSWLDPSLALTLCAIMLTLLLLLPVAFYRAGRRIGEDLTALRAQYRIQLTTWLQGQAELTVFGALAAARQRLAQLETRWLTRQRQQANLTGLSQALMILCSGLTVTLMLWLAAAGIGGDTRPGALIALFVFAALAAFEALAPVAGAFQHMGQVIASAARVDQIIRQPAEVIFPDRGPSTAPTAALDLTRVGFTYPDQPLPVLSDISLNIRAGEHLALLGRTGCGKSTLLQLLTRAWDCGEGEITLNGFPLASWREDELRGMMSVVPQRVHIFSATLRDNLLLAAPDAGDEQLVTVLQQVGLDKLLENEGLNAWFGEGGRQLSGGEQRRIGLARALLHPAPLVLLDEPTEGLDAETERRILQLLRRHCGGKTLIVITHRLYELASMDRICVMDGGRIIEQGSHQALMARQGRYWQFHQHV, from the coding sequence ATGTCCCGAATAACAACGCTACAGGTGTTAAAACCCTTTCTGCGCCTCTATCGGCGCCATATCTGGCGCCTGAGTCTGGGCATCATTTTAGCCATTGCGACGCTGCTGGCCAGCATCGGGCTGCTGGCGCTGTCCGGGTGGTTTCTGGCCGCCGCTGCGCTGGCGGGCGTCGCCGGATTATACACCTTTAACTATATGCTGCCGGCGGCGGGCGTCAGAGGCGCGGCGATTACCCGCACCGCGGGCCGCTATGCGGAAAGGCTGGTCAGCCACGACGCCACATTCCGCGTGCTGCAACAGCTGCGCGTATTTACCTTTGCGCGTATTCTGCCGCTCTCTCCCGGCGCTATCGCCCGGTTTCGCCAGGCGGAGCTGCTGAACCGGCTGGTGGCCGATGTGGATACGCTCGACCATTTATACCTGCGCGTTATTTCGCCGATGGTCGGCGCCCTGCTGGTTATTCTGATCGTCACCTACGGACTAAGCTGGCTGGACCCGTCGCTGGCGCTGACATTATGCGCCATTATGCTGACGCTGTTACTGCTGTTGCCGGTGGCGTTTTATCGGGCCGGACGGCGCATCGGAGAGGATCTGACGGCGTTACGGGCGCAATATCGCATCCAGTTGACTACCTGGCTACAGGGGCAGGCGGAATTGACCGTCTTCGGCGCGCTGGCGGCGGCGCGTCAGCGGCTGGCGCAGTTGGAAACGCGCTGGCTGACGCGTCAGCGGCAGCAGGCCAATCTCACCGGACTGTCTCAGGCGCTGATGATTTTATGCAGCGGACTGACGGTCACCCTGATGTTATGGCTGGCCGCGGCGGGCATCGGCGGCGATACCCGGCCCGGCGCGCTGATTGCCCTATTCGTCTTCGCCGCTCTGGCCGCCTTTGAAGCGCTGGCGCCGGTGGCCGGGGCGTTCCAGCATATGGGACAGGTTATCGCCTCCGCCGCGCGGGTCGATCAGATTATCCGCCAGCCGGCCGAGGTGATCTTTCCGGATCGGGGACCGTCCACGGCGCCGACGGCGGCGCTGGATTTAACCCGCGTCGGCTTTACCTACCCCGACCAGCCCTTGCCGGTACTGAGCGATATCTCGCTCAATATCCGTGCCGGCGAGCATCTGGCCCTGCTCGGGCGTACCGGATGCGGCAAATCCACCCTGCTGCAACTGCTTACCCGCGCGTGGGACTGCGGCGAGGGGGAGATAACGCTGAACGGATTTCCGCTCGCTTCCTGGCGTGAGGATGAACTGCGCGGCATGATGAGCGTGGTGCCGCAGCGCGTACATATTTTTAGCGCCACGCTGCGCGATAATCTGCTGCTGGCCGCGCCCGACGCCGGCGATGAGCAACTGGTTACAGTGTTACAACAGGTCGGTCTGGATAAGCTGCTGGAGAATGAAGGGCTGAACGCCTGGTTCGGCGAAGGCGGGCGTCAGCTCTCCGGCGGCGAACAGCGCCGCATCGGCCTGGCGCGAGCCTTGCTGCACCCGGCCCCGCTGGTATTGCTGGACGAGCCGACCGAAGGATTGGATGCGGAAACCGAACGGCGTATTTTGCAGTTGCTGCGTCGGCACTGTGGCGGCAAAACGCTGATAGTGATCACCCATCGGCTGTATGAGCTGGCATCGATGGATCGCATTTGCGTGATGGATGGCGGCCGGATCATCGAACAGGGAAGCCATCAGGCGTTGATGGCGCGGCAGGGGCGTTACTGGCAATTTCACCAGCATGTTTAA
- the aat gene encoding leucyl/phenylalanyl-tRNA--protein transferase, which translates to MRLYQLSPDSLLFPDPINALDEPNGLLAIGGDLSVERLGAAYRHGIFPWYSPGESILWWSPNPRAVLFPEGFHLSRSMRRFLRKHDFQVTINHAFDEVIASCADERGGGTWISAEIILAYGALHQSGQAHSVEVWQNGTLVGGLYGVAQGGLFCGESMFSRTDNASKYALLTFQQHFIRHGGYLIDCQVLNAHTASLGVCEIPRDRFLQLLFQLRDNPVADGCWRPQTLAQPMP; encoded by the coding sequence ATGCGACTGTATCAACTCTCCCCCGACTCACTGCTCTTCCCCGATCCGATTAATGCTCTGGACGAGCCAAACGGCTTATTGGCGATAGGGGGCGATCTTTCGGTTGAACGCCTCGGCGCGGCGTATCGGCACGGGATATTTCCCTGGTATTCGCCCGGCGAGTCCATTTTATGGTGGTCGCCCAACCCGCGGGCGGTGCTGTTTCCGGAGGGATTTCATCTCAGCCGCAGCATGCGGAGATTTCTGCGTAAGCACGATTTTCAGGTCACCATCAACCACGCATTTGATGAAGTGATCGCCTCCTGTGCCGATGAACGCGGAGGCGGAACCTGGATCAGCGCGGAAATTATTCTGGCTTATGGCGCACTTCATCAGTCAGGACAAGCACATTCCGTCGAAGTGTGGCAGAATGGCACGCTTGTCGGCGGGTTGTATGGCGTTGCGCAAGGCGGATTGTTTTGCGGCGAGTCGATGTTCAGCCGCACCGACAATGCATCCAAATATGCGTTGCTGACATTCCAGCAACATTTTATCCGTCACGGTGGTTACCTGATCGACTGCCAGGTACTGAACGCCCATACCGCTTCATTAGGAGTGTGTGAAATTCCCCGCGATCGTTTTTTGCAATTGCTTTTCCAACTGCGGGACAATCCGGTGGCCGATGGCTGTTGGCGGCCGCAAACGCTGGCTCAGCCGATGCCGTGA
- the infA gene encoding translation initiation factor IF-1, which translates to MAKEDNIEMQGTVLDTLPNTMFRVELENGHVVTAHISGKMRKNYIRILTGDKVTVELTPYDLSKGRIVFRSR; encoded by the coding sequence ATGGCCAAAGAAGACAATATTGAAATGCAAGGCACCGTGCTTGATACGCTGCCCAATACCATGTTCCGCGTTGAATTGGAAAACGGGCACGTGGTTACCGCTCATATCTCCGGTAAAATGCGTAAAAACTATATCCGCATCCTGACGGGTGACAAAGTCACTGTAGAGCTGACCCCGTACGACCTGAGCAAAGGCCGCATTGTCTTCCGCAGCCGTTAA
- the clpA gene encoding ATP-dependent Clp protease ATP-binding subunit ClpA, which produces MLNQELELSLNMAFARAREHRHEFMTVEHLLLALLSNPAAREALEACTVDLTALRQELETFIEQTTPTLPQSDDERETQPTLSFQRVLQRAVFHVQSSGRSEVSGANVLVAIFSEQESQAAYLLRKHDVSRLDVVNFISHGTRKEESGQAPNPENPVNEEQAGGEDRMENFTTNLNQLARVGGIDPLIGRDRELERTIQVLCRRRKNNPLLVGESGVGKTAIAEGLAWRIVQGDVPEVMADCTLYSLDIGSLLAGTKYRGDFEKRFKALLKQLEQDKNSILFIDEIHTIIGAGAASGGQVDAANLIKPLLSSGKIRVIGSTTYQEFSNIFEKDRALARRFQKIDITEPSVEETVQIINGLKPKYEAHHDVRYTAKAVRAAVELAVKYINDRHLPDKAIDVIDEAGARSRLVPVSKRKKTVNVADIESVVARIARIPEKTVSSSDRDVLKNLSERLKMLVFGQDKAIEALSESIKMSRAGLGQDRKPIGSFLFAGPTGVGKTEVTLQLAKALDIELLRFDMSEYMERHTVSRLIGAPPGYVGYDQGGLLTDAVIKHPHSVLLLDEIEKAHPDVFNLLLQVMDNGTLTDNNGRKADFRNVIVVMTTNAGVRETQRNSIGIIQQDNSTDAMEEIKKVFTPEFRNRLDGIIWFNHLSTDVIQQVVDKFIVELQAQLDAKGVSLEVSDEARDWLATKGYDKAMGARPMARVMQENLKKPLANELLFGLLVDGGSVKVELDKETQQLTYGFQSAQKHKAEGAVH; this is translated from the coding sequence ATGCTCAATCAAGAACTGGAACTCAGTCTCAACATGGCTTTCGCCAGAGCGCGTGAGCACCGACACGAGTTTATGACCGTGGAGCATTTGCTGTTGGCTCTGCTCAGTAATCCGGCCGCACGTGAAGCACTGGAAGCCTGCACGGTGGATTTGACCGCGCTGCGCCAGGAACTGGAAACCTTTATTGAACAGACCACGCCAACGCTGCCGCAAAGCGACGATGAGCGTGAAACGCAGCCGACGCTGAGTTTCCAGCGCGTGTTGCAGCGGGCGGTTTTTCACGTTCAGTCATCGGGGCGCAGCGAAGTTTCAGGGGCGAACGTGCTGGTCGCCATTTTCAGCGAACAGGAGTCTCAGGCGGCGTACCTGCTGCGCAAGCATGACGTCAGCCGTCTGGACGTGGTGAATTTTATTTCGCACGGGACGCGTAAAGAAGAGTCCGGGCAGGCGCCAAACCCGGAGAATCCTGTCAATGAAGAGCAGGCCGGAGGGGAAGACCGTATGGAAAACTTCACCACCAATCTGAACCAGCTGGCGCGCGTTGGCGGCATCGACCCGCTTATCGGCCGGGACAGAGAGCTGGAGCGCACCATTCAGGTATTGTGCCGGCGGCGTAAAAATAACCCTTTGCTGGTGGGGGAATCCGGCGTCGGCAAAACGGCGATCGCCGAAGGGCTGGCCTGGCGGATTGTGCAGGGCGACGTGCCGGAGGTGATGGCGGACTGCACGCTCTATTCGCTGGACATCGGTTCTCTGCTGGCCGGAACGAAATATCGCGGCGATTTTGAAAAACGCTTCAAGGCGCTGTTGAAACAGCTGGAACAGGATAAGAACAGCATCCTCTTTATTGATGAAATTCATACTATTATTGGTGCGGGTGCCGCCTCCGGCGGTCAGGTCGACGCGGCCAACCTGATCAAACCGCTGCTATCCAGCGGCAAGATCCGCGTTATCGGTTCCACCACCTATCAGGAATTCAGCAATATTTTTGAAAAGGATCGGGCGCTGGCGCGACGTTTCCAGAAAATCGATATCACTGAACCGAGCGTGGAAGAAACGGTACAGATCATCAACGGCCTGAAGCCGAAGTATGAAGCCCATCATGACGTACGCTATACGGCGAAAGCGGTGCGCGCGGCGGTGGAACTGGCGGTGAAATACATCAACGACCGCCATCTGCCCGACAAGGCGATTGACGTGATTGACGAAGCCGGCGCCCGCAGCCGTCTGGTGCCGGTCAGTAAGCGCAAGAAAACGGTCAATGTGGCGGATATCGAATCCGTGGTGGCGCGTATCGCCCGTATTCCGGAAAAAACGGTGTCGTCCAGCGATCGCGACGTGCTGAAAAACCTGAGCGAGCGCCTGAAGATGCTGGTGTTCGGTCAGGACAAGGCGATTGAAGCGCTGTCGGAATCCATCAAAATGAGCCGCGCCGGATTGGGGCAGGATCGCAAGCCTATCGGTTCCTTCCTGTTTGCCGGGCCGACCGGGGTGGGTAAAACGGAGGTCACGCTGCAGCTGGCGAAGGCGCTGGATATCGAGCTGCTGCGTTTCGATATGTCCGAGTACATGGAGCGCCACACCGTCAGCCGTTTGATCGGCGCGCCTCCTGGCTATGTCGGCTACGATCAGGGCGGCCTGCTGACCGACGCGGTGATTAAGCATCCGCACTCGGTGCTGCTGCTGGATGAAATCGAGAAGGCGCACCCCGATGTGTTTAACCTGCTGCTGCAGGTGATGGATAACGGCACCCTGACGGATAACAACGGCCGCAAAGCCGACTTCCGCAACGTGATCGTGGTGATGACCACCAACGCCGGCGTGCGGGAAACCCAGCGTAACTCTATCGGCATTATCCAGCAGGATAACAGCACCGATGCGATGGAAGAGATCAAGAAAGTGTTTACGCCGGAGTTCCGTAACCGTCTCGACGGCATTATCTGGTTCAACCATCTCTCTACGGACGTTATTCAGCAGGTGGTGGATAAATTCATCGTTGAGTTGCAGGCGCAGCTGGATGCGAAGGGCGTATCGCTGGAAGTCAGCGACGAAGCTCGCGATTGGCTGGCAACCAAAGGCTATGATAAAGCCATGGGGGCCCGTCCGATGGCGAGGGTTATGCAGGAAAACCTCAAGAAACCGCTGGCCAACGAACTGCTGTTCGGCTTGCTGGTCGACGGCGGCTCGGTCAAGGTTGAACTGGATAAGGAGACGCAGCAGCTGACCTACGGTTTCCAGAGCGCGCAGAAGCATAAAGCGGAAGGCGCCGTCCATTAG
- the clpS gene encoding ATP-dependent Clp protease adapter ClpS, with product MGNDKTWSQSESLTADQHKEKLQPPSMYKVLLNNDDYTPMEFVIDVLQKFFSYDIERATQLMLTVHYQGKALCGVFSAEVAETKVVQVNRYARENEHPLLCTLEKA from the coding sequence ATGGGAAACGATAAAACGTGGTCGCAATCAGAGAGTCTGACCGCCGATCAACATAAAGAAAAACTGCAACCGCCATCGATGTATAAAGTGTTATTGAACAACGATGATTACACGCCGATGGAATTTGTTATTGACGTTCTGCAAAAGTTCTTTTCTTATGATATTGAACGTGCAACGCAACTGATGCTGACGGTTCATTATCAGGGAAAGGCGTTATGCGGCGTGTTCAGCGCCGAAGTGGCTGAAACCAAAGTTGTACAGGTAAACCGTTACGCCAGAGAAAATGAGCACCCGCTGCTCTGTACGCTGGAAAAAGCCTGA
- the cspD gene encoding cold shock-like protein CspD: METGTVKWFNNAKGFGFICPEGGGEDIFAHYSTIQMDGYRTLKAGQVVRFDVHQGPKGNHASLIVPLVSETVA; encoded by the coding sequence ATGGAGACGGGTACTGTTAAATGGTTCAATAATGCCAAGGGTTTCGGTTTTATCTGTCCTGAAGGGGGCGGTGAAGATATCTTCGCTCACTACTCGACAATTCAAATGGACGGATACCGAACGCTAAAGGCTGGACAGGTTGTCAGGTTCGACGTTCATCAAGGACCGAAAGGTAATCATGCAAGTCTGATCGTGCCCCTGGTCAGCGAAACTGTCGCCTGA